GCTACTTGAAACATGAAACCGATGTGTGGCTCGAATTGACCACGCTGCTGATTCCGGGTTTGAACGATTCCAGTGAGGAAATTACCGCCATGAGCCACTGGATCATGAAGGAATTGGGTCCGGACGTGCCGCTGCACTTCAGTGCTTTCCATCCCGATTACAAACTGAACGAACTGCCGCCCACGCCGCCGGAAACATTGATTCAAGCACGCAAGGTCGCGTTAGATGCCGGATTGCATTATGTGTACACCGGTAATGTGCATAACATCGAAGGCGACACCACGGTTTGCCCCGGTTGCGGCAGTGCCGTCATCGTGCGCGATTGGTATGAAATCAAGCAGTATCACGTGACCGCAGACGGCCGTTGTGAACACTGCAATACTCCGATCGCGGGGCGTTTTGAATCATTCACCGGTCAATTCGGCAGGCAGCGGATTCCGGTCAGAATTGGAGCGGCAGCATGACAACAGTAAAAATTCCGGTTGACGGTATTGAGCTCGGCGGCGAATTGGTAGTGCCGTCAGCGGCAGCAGGTGTTGTATTGTTTGCACACGGCAGCGGCAGCAGCCGTTTCAGTCCGCGTAACACCTATGTCGCGAAAGTGCTGCAACAGCAAGGTATCGGCACATTGCTGTTCGATTTGCTGACGCGCGACGAAGATCAGGATTATGCCCGGCGCTTCGATATCGATCTGCTGACGCAACGCTTGCTCGCGGCAACGGCCTGGCTGCAGGCGAATCCCGCAACAAAATCACTAAAGACCGGCTATTTCGGCGCCAGCACCGGTGCCGCCGCAGCGCTGCAAGCGGCCGCTGAAATGCAAGATGCAGTAGCTGCCGTGGTATCGCGCGGCGGGCGTCCCGATCTGGCGGGAGAAAACGCGTTAGGCCAAGTGACTACCCCGGTGCTGCTGATCGTCGGCGGCGCGGATTACGGCGTGATCGAATTGAACGAACAAGCTTACGTCATGCTGAAATGTAAGAAGCAACTGAGTCTGGTGCCGGGCGCGACGCACCTGTTCGAAGAACCGGGTACCCTGGAACAGGCTGCGCAGCTTGCGGCTGACTGGTTTTTGCAGTATCTGCGTAACTCGATGTAGAAATCAGGTTTTTTGCTCAAGCAAATAAATTTTCGCGATTAGATTCTGAAACTTCCTTGTTTATTTGACAGTATCACATTAAATGTGTTTGAATAAAGTAACATATATCTAATGGAGATACAGCAATCATGTCCAATCGAGGTGGAAAACGGGAAAATGCGGGTAGGCCGCGGGGTCAGGGTAAGTTTGGCGAACCCACGGAAGTCATGCGCATACCACAGAGTCAGACGGCCACAGTTAGGAGCTTTCTGGAAGCTTTGCAACGCAAAAAAGCAGAAGATAACAGCGAGAATACAGTGATTGAAGCTGAAGTGGATGAATTTTTCACCCCGGCGATCAACGAGCAACCCACGCTGCTGCCGCTTTTTTCTACCAAAGTCGCGGCCGGTTTTCCCAGTCCGGCGGATGATCATGTCGAAAAACAGCTTGATGTCAGCGAATTCCTGATCGATCACGCGGCATCGACGTTCTTCGTCACGATCCGGGGGGAATCCATGATCGATGTCGGCTTGCTGCCGGGCGATAAAGTGGTTGTGGATCGCTCTAGAACAGCGAATATCGGTGATATTGTCCTGGCCGTGGTGGATCAGGAATTTACTATCAAAATCCTCGACTATGGCGCAAACAAGATGCCGCGGCTGCTGCCCGCCAACTCTTCCGGCACTTACCGGCCCATTCACATCCGTCCGGATACGCAGTTTGAGATTTTTGGAGTCGTGACCGGTTCATTCCGCCGGTTCAAATGAGCACACTGCTGCCGGTTTATGTGCTGCTCGATTTGGAAACAGCCGGAGCAATACCGGTAAAGGGCCGCATCATTGAAATTGGTTCGATCCGCTAGAAAACGGCAGCGAAGCAGGATCTGGAATACATTGATCGATCTGCAAGTGAACCCCCGCCTTTCATTTGGCGCTTGAGCGGCACTACTAAAGTGATGATTACCGGTGATCGGGGAATTCACGGCACAACTCGATAGTGACCGCCCATCTCCCGGTCTTCCGTCAATCTTGCACTTTGAAGTTTGGCACCTCGAAACAATAATCCGCCTTCGGATCCTTCTGCTTATCACCCCAACGCGCATCGGCTGACCAAGCGCCTTCAGGCTTTTCCTTCTTCCGTGTGTTGACGGTCATTTCACCGATGCGCGGATCGAAGGTCAGCAGATTGTATTGCAGCGGGATGCCGGTGACTTGTTCCTTGGCGGGTGCGCCGAATGTGCCGGCGCCGATGATGCGGATGCCGCGCTGATCGTCGTAGTGGTAAAAACCTTGCTTGGCTTCGTGAATATGGCCATGCATGGCGATTTGGAATCCATGTACAGTCAATTGCTCCAAGAACGCATCGTTCATTGCGTCTTTACCGGTGACCGGATGATGCCACACAGCCATTTTGAGCCAGCCGTCGTAGCAGCCATCGTTTAACTTATCTAGAGCTTTGGCGACGGCTGGCATGTGAATGCCCACACGGTTGCGGAAATGGTGGTCCAGTTGCCAGCAGGAGTTGAGTCCCAAAAACAAAATCCGGTCTTCCGGGCGTTCGACCAACAGCGCTTGATCGGCATACTCCGGCGGATAATCCTGTCCGCTGTAGATGCGGCGGTAGAAGTGGGTATTAAAATGCGCGAATCGCTGGCGGTACAATTCATCGTTGCGGACTAAAGCACCAGCATCCCCGGCTGGAATGTGTATTTCCGTAGATAGCGGTGACGGCAGGTCATCCTTAAATACAAATGGATATGCCTTCTTGGACATTTCCCAATTTACATCATGATTACCCGGCACCACTACGACGCGGCTGGCATCCAATCCGAAGCGCTTCACCAATCCATCCACCATCGCAAAGGCCGCATTGTATTCCTCCTCGGTCGAGCGGTTGGCGATATCGCCGGAGATGATCAGGTATTCCAGTCGCCGGATACCGTGTTCCTGGATCAGATCGGTTTCCAGCTGGTTACGGTAAACATCCGCGAATGTACCGTCTTCGATATGAAGGTCGGACAGGTGCAAAATGTGAATCAGGTGATCTGCTGTTGCCGTGTATTGTTGCTGATCGGCTTGGAATTGCTTCACCTCCGCCTTGGTACGCTGCTTGACGGCTTGGTTCAGTTGTTGTTGTTTCTGACCGAGCGCCGGGTCGCGCCGGTAGATTTCTTCCACACTCTTAGGGATCACGACGGCCGTGTCACAGAATTGGCAAGGAATATCCAGCTTACCGTCGCGGATGCGCGTCTCAATGGCTGCGCGGTTGGTAACCTCTTTGGTGCAGTTGGGGCAATAAAGCCGGATCTGCTCCTGAATGTCGATGCCCTTGGTGCGCAGGTGATCGGTGACAAAGCGGATGAACGTCACGCGGTCAAAATCGCTGACGCCGGGCTGAAAATAAATTTCCAATTCGCCCGTACCTTCTTCGATCTGCCGCATGGAAAAGCCGAGCCGGTTGCCGTCACACGAAAACTCGACCGCGTATTTCCATTGGTCCTCGCGCCGGAAATAGTCCGTATAACTCAGCCGCACCACCAGCGAAGCGTAGATCGTTTCGATGCTGCCTGAGAAGCGGTAGGCCACTTCGGTGCGCGGATGTGTCTCGTCCGGTGCCTGACGGGTAACGTTGATCTGGCTGGGGAACACCAGATTGCCCATTTCGCGGAAAGCCAGATCGTGGCGGATCAGCAATTCCGCCGTGGCTTCCAGCACCAGCGGCTCATCGCCATGCGGCAGGCGGTCGAAGCCGGTGAACGTGATATTGCCGGTCAGCACGTCCCGTTCCGGTACGGCACCGATACCCTGCGGATGGTTCCGGGCCGCTTGGATGATCGAAGCGCCATACTGGTTGATCCGCTCCGGTTTGAGCAACACCCACACTGTACCCGGTTTAGGCTCTAGCCGGTGCACCAGCCCCCGGCTTTGCAATAACTGCACGATGGTGTCCAGCTCCGCTTGTGTGGCGGTTCGACCGGTGAAACGCGTCGTCGCTGCTTGCCGCACTTCTTCCATGCAGATCAAGTCCGTGCCGGTTTGCTTACATTCCAGCAAGAATTCGCGCACCGTTTGGAACAATTGCGGTGTGCTGGTGCGTGGCAGTTTGTCCCATGGGATCTCGCTCATCAGATGGTGGAACACTTGTTCTACGCCTTCGCCAGTGTTGGCGCTGGTCTTGAAATACTTGTCCAGCCCGTATGCTGTAAGCATCTGATTGATTTCTCGATCGTGCACC
The nucleotide sequence above comes from Gammaproteobacteria bacterium. Encoded proteins:
- a CDS encoding dienelactone hydrolase family protein, with amino-acid sequence MTTVKIPVDGIELGGELVVPSAAAGVVLFAHGSGSSRFSPRNTYVAKVLQQQGIGTLLFDLLTRDEDQDYARRFDIDLLTQRLLAATAWLQANPATKSLKTGYFGASTGAAAALQAAAEMQDAVAAVVSRGGRPDLAGENALGQVTTPVLLIVGGADYGVIELNEQAYVMLKCKKQLSLVPGATHLFEEPGTLEQAAQLAADWFLQYLRNSM
- a CDS encoding metallophosphoesterase — its product is MTQKKTEPLQQSGERAAESPHPALKLRHTLRGHKHKIYKIALSPNGHTLASTSMDSTVRLWDVESGRDLQKFEHQAEIVCVGWSPDSKTLAVGDGFTDKKVYLWDPETGQQLRILKGHNDMINGVAWSSNGKTLASCSDDKTIRLWDAASGLVLLDLKGHSNRVEVVVWSPDGRRLCSCSADDTIKLWDAGTGKVVNTLKGHKDTPYSVAWSLDGVNIASGSFDRTIRIWDVETGQEQYVLEGHTDSVIYVSFFDSGRLLASLDFSGMMVFWRTDTWAEVLRVNRIGAVNIFSNLAFHPTLPVMAVPGTSRGEINIWNLDLILLRGAELTTSSVFYVNAKAILLGESGVGKSGLGIRIAEKEFRETKSTHGAQFWHFPTARLPALPPNVQAELTLWDLAGQPEYRLTHQLFLDDTDAALLLFDGSDASDPFRGVPYWAKALKKHAPNARKFLISARCDVSAVTVHDREINQMLTAYGLDKYFKTSANTGEGVEQVFHHLMSEIPWDKLPRTSTPQLFQTVREFLLECKQTGTDLICMEEVRQAATTRFTGRTATQAELDTIVQLLQSRGLVHRLEPKPGTVWVLLKPERINQYGASIIQAARNHPQGIGAVPERDVLTGNITFTGFDRLPHGDEPLVLEATAELLIRHDLAFREMGNLVFPSQINVTRQAPDETHPRTEVAYRFSGSIETIYASLVVRLSYTDYFRREDQWKYAVEFSCDGNRLGFSMRQIEEGTGELEIYFQPGVSDFDRVTFIRFVTDHLRTKGIDIQEQIRLYCPNCTKEVTNRAAIETRIRDGKLDIPCQFCDTAVVIPKSVEEIYRRDPALGQKQQQLNQAVKQRTKAEVKQFQADQQQYTATADHLIHILHLSDLHIEDGTFADVYRNQLETDLIQEHGIRRLEYLIISGDIANRSTEEEYNAAFAMVDGLVKRFGLDASRVVVVPGNHDVNWEMSKKAYPFVFKDDLPSPLSTEIHIPAGDAGALVRNDELYRQRFAHFNTHFYRRIYSGQDYPPEYADQALLVERPEDRILFLGLNSCWQLDHHFRNRVGIHMPAVAKALDKLNDGCYDGWLKMAVWHHPVTGKDAMNDAFLEQLTVHGFQIAMHGHIHEAKQGFYHYDDQRGIRIIGAGTFGAPAKEQVTGIPLQYNLLTFDPRIGEMTVNTRKKEKPEGAWSADARWGDKQKDPKADYCFEVPNFKVQD
- the umuD gene encoding translesion error-prone DNA polymerase V autoproteolytic subunit: MSNRGGKRENAGRPRGQGKFGEPTEVMRIPQSQTATVRSFLEALQRKKAEDNSENTVIEAEVDEFFTPAINEQPTLLPLFSTKVAAGFPSPADDHVEKQLDVSEFLIDHAASTFFVTIRGESMIDVGLLPGDKVVVDRSRTANIGDIVLAVVDQEFTIKILDYGANKMPRLLPANSSGTYRPIHIRPDTQFEIFGVVTGSFRRFK